Within the Acinetobacter radioresistens DSM 6976 = NBRC 102413 = CIP 103788 genome, the region CCTGGTGATTGGTGGTGGTCCGGCCGGGAATACTGCTGCCATCTATGCAGCGCGTAAAGGTATCCGTACCGGGATCGTGGCTGAACGCTTCGGTGGACAGGTGATGGACACCATGGATATTGAAAACTTTACCTCGGTCACCAAAACCCAGGGGCCAAAGTTTGCTGCGGCCATGGAAGAGCATGTGCGTGAGTATGAAGTCGACATCATGAACCTGCAGAAAGTTGCCAGCATTAAAGGTGCAGAAGAAACGGCCAGTGGTCTGGTTGAAGTGACTCTGGACAATGGTGCCCGACTGGAATCTAAAACAGTGATTCTCTCTACCGGTGCACGCTGGAGACAGATGAATGTACCGGGCGAGCAGGAATATGCGACCCGTGGTGTTGCCTACTGCCCGCACTGTGACGGTCCGCTGTTCAAGGGCAAACGGGTGGCGGTGATTGGTGGCGGTAACTCCGGGGTTGAGGCAGCGATTGATCTGGCCGGTATTGTTGAGCATGTCACCCTGCTTGAGTTTGCTGATACTTTACGTGCAGATCAGGTATTGCAGGACAAGCTTGCGAGCTTGCCGAACACGACAGTAATCAAGTCTGCGTTGACCACAGAGGTGGTGGGAGACGGCTCACAGGTGACTGCGCTGCGTTATCAGGACCGGGTATCTGGAGAGGACAGGGAGATTGAACTGGCGGGTATCTTTGTACAGATTGGTCTGCTGCCGAACACTGACTTTCTGAAAGGGTCAGAAGTCGAGCTGAGTAACCGCGGTGAGATTGTGGTGAATGAGCGTAACGAGACCAATGTAAAAGGTGTATTTGCGGCGGGTGACTGTACAACGGTACCGTACAAGCAGATCATCATTGCTACAGGTGAAGGTGCAAAAGCGTCGCTTTCTGCTTTTGATTACATTATCCGCTCCGGTCAGTAATTTTTTAATGCGAAAAAGCATATTCCTTACAAGAATATGCTTTTTTTATATATATCTTACAAGTCCTCAACAATATGTAGTCTTTATTACAACTTTTCTTTATGCTTATATTTTCCTGAATGTTTTTTAATCAACAAAAGGAAGGAAAATAAATGAAAAAGTTAATTGCTGCGTTAGGTTTAGCTTCTACAGTTCTCATTGTTGGCTGTAATAACAATAAAACTCCAGAAGCTGATGATCATGCTGCGACTGCTGGTACAACCACCGATTCGACTGCTACTGGCACAACTACAACAGACTCTACTATGGATATGAATAATACCGCAGGCGAGCGATTAGACAATACTACTGGCACAGTGGCTGATCCGGCTACAACAGGCACCGCTACAGATACAACTGGTGCAACTACAGGTACCACAACTGGTGGTACAACA harbors:
- the ahpF gene encoding alkyl hydroperoxide reductase subunit F, encoding MLDQNTSAQLKTLLERLESPIELVASLDGSDKSDKIKELVNEIAALSDQVTARLDGQHSRRPSFGVAKAGEQPRVFFAGLPMGHEFTSLILALLQVSGYAPKVSDEVLAQIKALNLTADFEVFVSLSCHNCPDVVQALNLIAIYNPGTTATMIDGAFFQEEVEQRKIMAVPMLFQNSQHIGQGRMTLEEIIAKLDSGAAAKDAEKLNAKAAFDVLVIGGGPAGNTAAIYAARKGIRTGIVAERFGGQVMDTMDIENFTSVTKTQGPKFAAAMEEHVREYEVDIMNLQKVASIKGAEETASGLVEVTLDNGARLESKTVILSTGARWRQMNVPGEQEYATRGVAYCPHCDGPLFKGKRVAVIGGGNSGVEAAIDLAGIVEHVTLLEFADTLRADQVLQDKLASLPNTTVIKSALTTEVVGDGSQVTALRYQDRVSGEDREIELAGIFVQIGLLPNTDFLKGSEVELSNRGEIVVNERNETNVKGVFAAGDCTTVPYKQIIIATGEGAKASLSAFDYIIRSGQ